A portion of the Paenibacillus hamazuiensis genome contains these proteins:
- a CDS encoding carbohydrate ABC transporter permease codes for MTTKDRRLSIVFFLPAAVFMILFFVYPMFLLFKNSFLEDDQPYGFVGFEHYGSALTSQTFYRSLLNTVEFVIGAVTVELLLGMVLALLLSTGFKGSNYIRTLLLSPLMISPLVAGLIWKFMLNDQFGILNSFLYKLGFISTPQSIPWLSDSKYALLSCMIADIWLTTPFMMLVLLAGIQGIPESLYEAARIDGANKAQSFWHITLPSLKPVILVAVAIRMIDAARSFDIIWVMTQGGPNNASSLVSTVIYKAIARYNQEGYSSAMAVIFMIILLGICSFFLKHFWSPAKKAA; via the coding sequence ATGACTACAAAGGATCGCAGGCTATCCATAGTATTTTTCCTGCCGGCCGCAGTTTTTATGATCTTGTTCTTTGTTTACCCGATGTTTCTGTTATTCAAAAATAGTTTTTTGGAAGACGATCAGCCCTACGGTTTTGTCGGCTTCGAACATTACGGCAGCGCTTTGACATCACAAACCTTCTATCGGTCATTGCTGAACACGGTTGAATTTGTCATCGGAGCCGTAACCGTTGAACTGCTGTTGGGAATGGTTCTGGCCCTCTTGTTAAGCACCGGATTCAAAGGCAGCAATTACATTCGCACTCTGCTTTTAAGCCCGCTTATGATTTCGCCGTTGGTTGCTGGGTTGATCTGGAAATTCATGTTGAACGACCAGTTCGGTATTCTGAACAGCTTTCTGTATAAGCTGGGATTCATTTCAACACCTCAAAGCATTCCGTGGTTATCCGACAGCAAGTACGCATTATTGTCCTGTATGATAGCCGATATATGGCTGACGACTCCCTTTATGATGCTGGTGTTATTGGCAGGTATTCAGGGGATTCCGGAGAGCTTGTATGAGGCGGCACGCATTGACGGGGCGAATAAGGCTCAGAGCTTCTGGCATATTACGCTGCCGAGCTTAAAACCCGTGATTCTTGTGGCTGTTGCCATTCGAATGATTGATGCCGCAAGATCCTTTGATATTATCTGGGTTATGACCCAAGGTGGTCCGAACAATGCCTCTTCTCTGGTCAGCACCGTCATTTACAAAGCGATTGCCAGGTACAATCAGGAAGGGTATTCAAGCGCCATGGCCGTAATTTTCATGATTATCTTACTGGGGATTTGTTCCTTCTTTTTGAAACATTTCTGGAGTCCGGCCAAGAAAGCAGCCTAG
- a CDS encoding carbohydrate ABC transporter permease, whose amino-acid sequence MIANSIKQKHGGPLRRQKIRLSQFIYLIVTCGFLCLFLFPYLYLMLSSFKPPREVISSTPALFPSQFTMDNYLAMFTHLSIGKYFGNSLVTAAFATLLSVLLGSMASYGLTRFSSKLGNLFLVFTLGVRLIPLISVAIPLYRIIGEVGLMDTKLALTLIYTSINIPFVIWMMLGFFDSLPKELDESARVDGCGMLGAFIRIILPISLPGLATTAIFSFMLSWNDFLFGLLFTSTAAKTVPVGISEFLTAYNLDLGPMTAAATLFSLPVMLFSFFMQNYIVRGMTMGAVKE is encoded by the coding sequence GTGATTGCAAACTCTATTAAACAGAAGCACGGAGGACCCCTAAGGAGACAGAAGATCAGACTTAGCCAATTTATCTATCTGATCGTAACATGCGGCTTTTTGTGCCTGTTTTTATTTCCGTATCTTTATTTGATGCTTAGTTCATTTAAGCCGCCGAGAGAAGTCATATCGTCTACCCCTGCATTATTCCCGTCCCAATTTACGATGGACAACTACCTTGCCATGTTTACTCATTTATCGATCGGCAAATATTTTGGCAACAGTTTGGTAACCGCCGCTTTCGCTACGCTGTTAAGCGTTTTACTGGGCTCTATGGCCTCCTACGGATTAACAAGATTTTCATCCAAGCTGGGGAATTTGTTCCTGGTATTCACTCTGGGCGTTCGGTTGATTCCGCTTATCAGCGTTGCCATACCTTTGTACCGCATTATTGGTGAAGTAGGCTTAATGGACACCAAACTGGCTTTAACATTGATTTATACAAGTATCAATATCCCTTTTGTCATTTGGATGATGCTCGGTTTTTTCGACAGCCTGCCTAAAGAGTTGGATGAATCTGCACGTGTGGACGGATGCGGGATGTTAGGGGCTTTTATCCGCATTATTTTGCCAATTTCGCTGCCGGGACTGGCAACGACAGCCATATTTAGTTTTATGCTGTCTTGGAACGACTTTTTATTCGGGCTGCTGTTCACAAGCACGGCTGCCAAAACAGTTCCTGTGGGAATATCGGAGTTTTTAACCGCTTATAATTTGGACCTGGGACCTATGACGGCGGCGGCCACATTATTTAGTCTGCCTGTTATGCTGTTTTCATTTTTCATGCAGAATTACATCGTTCGCGGTATGACCATGGGTGCTGTAAAAGAATGA